One stretch of Microplitis mediator isolate UGA2020A chromosome 9, iyMicMedi2.1, whole genome shotgun sequence DNA includes these proteins:
- the LOC130674726 gene encoding uncharacterized protein LOC130674726, producing the protein MTLEPWDPEFDCSCPRACLCQIMHPRDIQQRCEVYAGYCFQRLDDVIKLQADFKNGIELMLDGKTLKEAVGLDFFEYRALAVISAKRVILDYEECPQAREIIKGTIYETVYFEMKEKYSEAIDKLMKISDEDIQLLRDDSHHKIDL; encoded by the exons ATGACTTTAGAACCATGG GATCCCGAATTCGATTGCAGTTGTCCACGAGCCTGTTTGTGCCAGATTATGCATCCCAGAGATATTCAACAGCGCTGTGAAGTATATGCAGGCTATTGCTTTCAAAGACTTGATgatgttattaaattacaaGCCGATTTTAAAAACGGGATCGAATTGATGCTTGATGGTAAAACACTCAAAGAAGCAGTAGGATTGGACTTTTTCGAGTACCGTGCGCTTGCTGTCATATCAGCAAAGAGGGTGATTCTAGACTATGAAGAATGTCCACAGGCAAGAGAAATCATCAAGGGTACGATCTACGAAACAGTCTACTTcgaaatgaaagaaaaatattcagaAGCTATCGATAAACTTATGAAAATTAGCGATGAAGATATCCAGCTGCTGAGAGATGATAGTCATCACAAGATTGATTTGTAA
- the LOC130674727 gene encoding uncharacterized protein LOC130674727: protein MTSKIWDPEFECSCPRACLRKFMHSRDIQQRCVVYASFCFQRLDHVIKLQADFKNGIELMFDGKPLKEAVGVDFFKYRAVAVISAKRLILDFEKCPKAKEIIKGTIYETFYFEMKEKYSEAIDKLMKISDEDIQLLREDSHHEIDL from the exons ATGACTTCAAAAATATGG GATCCCGAATTCGAATGCAGTTGTCCACGAGCCTGTTTGCGCAAGTTTATGCATTCCAGAGATATTCAACAGCGCTGTGTAGTATATGCAAGCTTTTGCTTTCAAAGACTTGATcatgttattaaattacaaGCCGATTTTAAAAACGGGATCGAATTGATGTTTGATGGTAAACCTCTCAAAGAAGCAGTAGGAGTAGACTTTTTCAAGTACCGTGCGGTTGCTGTCATATCAGCAAAGAGGCTGATTCTAGACTTTGAAAAATGTCCAAAGGCAAAAGAAATCATCAAGGGTACGATCTACGAAACATTCTACTTcgaaatgaaagaaaaatattcagaAGCTATCGATAAACTTATGAAAATTAGCGATGAAGATATCCAGCTGCTGAGAGAGGATAGTCATCACGAGATTGATTTGTAA
- the LOC130674912 gene encoding uncharacterized protein LOC130674912 isoform X1 — translation MNTKIWEDGRKECSCERGCLRLYATIKSVQSHCITAEWKFQRLEQVIKLQADVKKGIELIMPNGKTFKQEYGSDFSIYRVAAILSVDDAINDIEKCPSVRELIKGTEYEKIYFEARERHSEAIEKFLKISDEDILRLEKDPHYEIDL, via the exons atgaatacaaaaatatgg GAAGACGGAAGAAAGGAATGCAGTTGTGAACGAGGCTGTTTGCGCTTATATGCGACTATCAAATCGGTTCAAAGTCACTGTATAACTGCAGAGTGGAAATTTCAACGACTTGAAcaagttattaaattacaaGCCGATGTGAAAAAAGGGATCGAATTGATTATGCCTAATGGTAAAACATTCAAACAAGAATACGGATCAGACTTTAGTATCTACCGTGTGGCTGCTATCTTATCAGTAGATGATGCGATTAATGACATTGAAAAATGTCCAAGTGTAAGAGAACTCATCAAGGGTACAGAATACGAAAAAATCTACTTCGAAGCTAGAGAAAGACATTCAGAAGCTAtcgaaaaatttctgaaaattagcGATGAAGACATCCTGCGGCTGGAAAAGGATCCTCATTACGAGATTGATTTGTAA
- the LOC130674912 gene encoding uncharacterized protein LOC130674912 isoform X2 translates to MDGRKECSCERGCLRLYATIKSVQSHCITAEWKFQRLEQVIKLQADVKKGIELIMPNGKTFKQEYGSDFSIYRVAAILSVDDAINDIEKCPSVRELIKGTEYEKIYFEARERHSEAIEKFLKISDEDILRLEKDPHYEIDL, encoded by the exons atgg ACGGAAGAAAGGAATGCAGTTGTGAACGAGGCTGTTTGCGCTTATATGCGACTATCAAATCGGTTCAAAGTCACTGTATAACTGCAGAGTGGAAATTTCAACGACTTGAAcaagttattaaattacaaGCCGATGTGAAAAAAGGGATCGAATTGATTATGCCTAATGGTAAAACATTCAAACAAGAATACGGATCAGACTTTAGTATCTACCGTGTGGCTGCTATCTTATCAGTAGATGATGCGATTAATGACATTGAAAAATGTCCAAGTGTAAGAGAACTCATCAAGGGTACAGAATACGAAAAAATCTACTTCGAAGCTAGAGAAAGACATTCAGAAGCTAtcgaaaaatttctgaaaattagcGATGAAGACATCCTGCGGCTGGAAAAGGATCCTCATTACGAGATTGATTTGTAA